A genomic stretch from Candidatus Latescibacterota bacterium includes:
- a CDS encoding efflux RND transporter periplasmic adaptor subunit: MRRVADTALSFDDNTLRRGPLGPRRRVVALSLMALLALGLGACKFPGGGDASAPDSTAVAAAASDSVDTQDDNDEDAKGSSKTSSVTVAETIRGDLVLPILAEGTVRARSQTEIRPEVAGTVASVAVKEGDRVKRGQLLVRLDPRDYKVAYEESRSAYLRALGTLSVEEGDSALADGAKLPALGDDLDSQVDAIRSGAYRGEIAAARTGVSAAAAAMHRAQLNLERCELRAPFAGVVSGLTLAAGEWVTAGQTLCTLTDNLRLEAEVNVLESDLGALEEGRPALLAFPALAETLQVKVDVVSPLLETDSRSCPALLRLENTSGRVRPGMFTRAAIAGRIVPDRLLVPREAVLTRDGRPLVFKVADGLTQWLYVELGERNEQFVEIKRVLQGGSLEPGDPVVVSDHLTLTHGAKVKIKRTLHPKSPWKLDAADGTP, translated from the coding sequence ATGCGTCGGGTCGCGGACACCGCCCTTTCCTTCGACGACAACACTCTGCGACGCGGGCCCCTCGGCCCGCGTCGCCGCGTCGTCGCCCTGTCCCTCATGGCCCTGCTGGCGCTCGGGCTCGGCGCCTGCAAGTTCCCCGGCGGCGGTGATGCGTCCGCGCCGGACAGCACCGCCGTCGCGGCGGCCGCGAGCGACAGCGTGGACACCCAAGACGACAATGACGAAGACGCCAAGGGCTCCAGCAAGACCAGCTCCGTCACGGTGGCCGAGACCATTCGCGGCGACCTGGTGCTGCCCATCCTCGCCGAGGGCACCGTGCGCGCGCGCAGCCAGACGGAGATCCGCCCCGAGGTGGCGGGCACCGTGGCCAGCGTGGCCGTGAAGGAGGGCGACCGGGTCAAGCGTGGCCAGCTGCTCGTCCGCCTCGACCCCCGCGACTACAAGGTGGCCTACGAGGAGTCGCGCAGCGCCTACCTGCGCGCGCTGGGCACGCTGAGCGTCGAGGAGGGCGACTCCGCCCTGGCGGACGGCGCCAAGCTTCCCGCCCTGGGCGACGACCTGGACAGCCAGGTGGACGCGATCCGCAGCGGCGCCTACCGCGGCGAGATCGCCGCGGCCCGCACCGGCGTCAGCGCGGCAGCCGCGGCCATGCACCGCGCCCAGCTCAACCTGGAGCGCTGCGAGCTGCGGGCGCCCTTCGCGGGCGTGGTCAGCGGCCTCACCCTGGCCGCGGGCGAGTGGGTGACGGCCGGCCAGACCCTCTGCACCCTCACCGACAACCTCCGGCTCGAGGCCGAGGTGAACGTCCTCGAGTCCGATCTCGGCGCCCTCGAGGAGGGACGTCCCGCCCTGCTCGCCTTCCCCGCGCTGGCCGAGACGCTGCAGGTGAAGGTGGACGTGGTGAGCCCCCTGCTCGAGACCGACAGCCGCAGCTGCCCGGCCCTGCTGCGCCTGGAGAACACCAGCGGACGCGTCCGCCCGGGCATGTTCACGCGCGCGGCCATCGCCGGGCGGATCGTGCCCGACCGCCTGCTCGTGCCGCGCGAGGCGGTCCTCACGCGCGACGGCCGTCCCCTGGTCTTCAAGGTGGCCGACGGCCTGACCCAGTGGCTCTACGTCGAGCTGGGCGAGCGCAACGAGCAGTTCGTGGAGATCAAGCGCGTGCTGCAGGGCGGCAGCCTGGAGCCCGGCGACCCCGTGGTGGTGTCGGATCACCTCACGCTGACGCACGGCGCCAAGGTCAAGATCAAGCGCACGCTGCATCCGAAGAGCCCCTGGAAGCTCGACGCGGCGGACGGCACGCCGTGA
- a CDS encoding elongation factor G — translation MNGELSKLRNIGISAHIDSGKTTLTERILFYTNRIHAIHEVRGKDGVGATMDSMELERERGITIASAATHVEWGGHRINIIDTPGHVDFTIEVERALRVLDGAVLVLCSVAGVQSQSITVDRQMRRYKVPRVAFVNKCDRSGANPARVTEQLREKLGHNAVMMQIPIGLEADHQGVVDLVTMEAVYFDGANGEHIRREPIPATLLPEAETRREILVDAASMFDDALMETALEGADAVSPEMLHAAVRKGVLARELTPVFLGSAYKNRGVQLLMDGLVRYLPDPTEVENEALRLDKENGESKFVVSNDPSDPLLALAFKLEDGLYGQLTYIRLYQGTLRKGDTLVNVRTGKKVKVGRLVRMHASTMEDIEGASAGDIIALFGIDCASGDSFTDGTLLASMASMHVPEPVISLAIKPKDKKAQDSMSKAIQRFSKEDPTFQVAADPETGDTIIKGMGELHLDVYLERMKREYKAEVETSPPQVAYRETPGRAVDFDFVHKKQTGGSGQYGKVLGRLEPWTDSDFDFENQVTGGNIPTEYIGAVEKGFRSMLVKGLHIGAPVVNLKVTLVDGGYHAVDSSDNAFQETARGAFREYYPKTGPKVLEPLMLVSVETPREFQGDTMGTLMQRRAIVLGTTEDDDFVRIDAEVPLAEMFGYATVLRSSTQGKANFTMEFKRYAPAPNEVAEGLRKVFLEKRQAGNK, via the coding sequence ATGAACGGAGAGCTGTCGAAGCTCCGCAATATCGGGATCAGTGCGCACATCGACTCGGGCAAGACCACGCTGACCGAGCGGATCCTGTTCTATACCAACCGGATCCACGCGATCCACGAGGTGCGGGGCAAGGATGGCGTGGGCGCCACCATGGACTCCATGGAGCTCGAGCGCGAGCGGGGCATCACCATCGCGTCGGCGGCCACCCACGTGGAGTGGGGCGGTCACCGCATCAACATCATCGACACGCCGGGACACGTGGACTTCACCATCGAGGTGGAGCGCGCCCTGCGCGTGCTGGACGGCGCGGTGCTCGTCCTCTGCTCGGTGGCCGGCGTGCAGAGCCAGTCCATCACCGTGGACCGGCAGATGCGGCGCTACAAGGTGCCCCGGGTGGCCTTCGTCAACAAGTGCGACCGCTCCGGCGCCAACCCGGCGCGCGTGACCGAGCAGCTCCGCGAGAAGCTCGGGCACAACGCGGTGATGATGCAGATTCCCATCGGCCTGGAGGCGGACCACCAGGGCGTCGTGGATCTGGTGACCATGGAGGCCGTCTACTTCGACGGCGCCAACGGCGAGCACATCCGCCGCGAGCCGATTCCGGCGACGCTGCTGCCCGAGGCCGAAACCCGCCGGGAGATCCTGGTGGACGCCGCCTCCATGTTCGACGACGCGCTCATGGAGACCGCGCTCGAGGGCGCGGACGCCGTCAGCCCCGAGATGCTTCACGCCGCCGTCCGCAAGGGCGTGCTGGCCCGCGAGCTGACGCCGGTCTTCCTGGGCTCGGCCTACAAGAACCGCGGCGTCCAGCTCCTGATGGACGGCCTGGTGCGCTACCTCCCCGATCCCACCGAGGTGGAGAACGAGGCGCTGCGCCTGGACAAGGAGAACGGCGAGAGCAAGTTCGTCGTGAGCAACGACCCGTCCGACCCCCTGCTCGCGCTGGCCTTCAAGCTGGAGGACGGCCTCTACGGCCAGCTGACCTACATCCGGCTCTACCAGGGCACGCTGCGCAAGGGCGACACGCTGGTCAACGTGCGCACGGGCAAGAAGGTCAAGGTGGGCCGTCTGGTGCGCATGCACGCGAGCACGATGGAGGACATCGAGGGCGCGAGCGCGGGCGACATCATCGCGCTCTTCGGCATCGACTGCGCCTCCGGCGACAGCTTCACCGACGGCACCCTGCTCGCCTCCATGGCCAGCATGCACGTGCCGGAGCCGGTGATCAGCCTGGCCATCAAGCCCAAGGACAAGAAGGCGCAGGATTCCATGTCCAAGGCCATCCAGCGCTTCTCCAAGGAGGACCCCACCTTCCAGGTGGCGGCCGACCCGGAGACCGGCGACACGATCATCAAGGGCATGGGCGAGCTGCATCTGGACGTCTACCTCGAGCGCATGAAGCGCGAGTACAAGGCGGAGGTCGAGACCAGCCCGCCCCAGGTGGCCTACCGCGAGACGCCGGGCAGGGCCGTGGACTTCGACTTCGTCCACAAGAAGCAGACCGGCGGCTCGGGCCAGTACGGCAAGGTGCTGGGACGCCTCGAGCCCTGGACCGACAGCGACTTCGACTTCGAGAACCAGGTGACGGGCGGCAACATCCCGACCGAGTACATCGGCGCGGTGGAGAAGGGCTTCCGCAGCATGCTGGTCAAGGGCCTGCACATCGGCGCCCCGGTGGTGAACCTCAAGGTGACCCTGGTGGACGGCGGCTACCACGCGGTGGACTCCTCCGACAACGCCTTCCAGGAGACCGCCCGCGGCGCGTTCCGCGAGTACTATCCCAAGACCGGCCCCAAGGTGCTGGAGCCGCTGATGCTGGTGTCGGTGGAGACCCCCCGCGAGTTCCAGGGCGACACCATGGGCACGCTGATGCAGCGCCGCGCCATCGTGCTGGGCACCACCGAGGACGACGACTTCGTGCGCATCGACGCCGAGGTGCCCCTGGCCGAGATGTTCGGCTACGCGACCGTGCTGCGCTCGTCCACCCAGGGCAAGGCGAACTTCACCATGGAGTTCAAGCGCTACGCGCCGGCCCCGAACGAGGTGGCCGAGGGTCTGCGCAAGGTGTTCCTCGAGAAGCGCCAGGCCGGCAACAAGTAG
- a CDS encoding 6-bladed beta-propeller — translation MSSRPSTPTTTRRALHWLSAGLICLLLAGPAAADWQGSMGQENGVTVVHNPATPAQGAKTLELKPTWTLGGDTDDEDEFFGLIARIVADDDGNLYVLDAQLNEVKLYSADGEFIRSIGREGEGPGEFRGANGLFLLKDGTVAVAQLAPAKIVLLSPDGTPAGERPVPLPEGAGFAIIMGAMSSGDTETIVLAWNEFQEGKFTQHSSLVQVDAEGKILHTFATGDRTMEFSNAIIDEKIWDAWQNRWGMFPDGRVVANESWGDYRLTVWTPDGKVDHVITRDYKHRQRTAEEVARVSKIFEAFTRQVPNAKMEISDVDQDVFRVYPLDNGNLLINPSRGAMGLDDGVIGVFDLYDGQGRYQREITLKGKGNPRTDGYFFIGNRLYVVTDLLSAAMAAQGGGADDEALDDAEPMSIICYELPADVLGG, via the coding sequence ATGTCATCACGTCCGAGCACCCCCACGACCACACGGCGAGCGCTGCACTGGCTCAGCGCGGGGCTGATCTGCCTGCTCCTCGCCGGGCCCGCCGCCGCCGACTGGCAGGGCAGCATGGGCCAGGAGAACGGCGTCACGGTCGTCCACAATCCCGCCACGCCGGCCCAGGGCGCGAAAACCCTGGAGCTGAAGCCCACCTGGACCCTCGGCGGCGACACCGACGACGAGGATGAGTTCTTCGGCCTCATCGCGCGCATCGTCGCCGATGACGACGGCAACCTCTACGTGCTGGACGCCCAGCTCAACGAGGTCAAGCTCTACAGCGCCGACGGCGAGTTCATCCGCAGCATCGGCCGCGAGGGCGAGGGCCCCGGCGAGTTCCGCGGCGCCAATGGGCTCTTCCTGCTCAAGGACGGCACCGTGGCCGTCGCGCAGCTGGCCCCGGCCAAGATCGTGCTGCTCTCCCCCGACGGCACCCCCGCCGGCGAGCGCCCCGTCCCCCTGCCCGAGGGCGCCGGCTTCGCGATCATCATGGGCGCGATGAGCAGCGGCGACACGGAGACGATCGTGCTGGCCTGGAACGAATTCCAGGAGGGCAAGTTCACGCAGCACAGCTCGCTGGTGCAGGTGGACGCCGAGGGCAAGATCCTCCACACCTTCGCCACCGGCGACCGCACCATGGAGTTCTCCAACGCGATCATCGACGAGAAGATCTGGGACGCCTGGCAGAACCGCTGGGGCATGTTCCCCGATGGTCGCGTGGTGGCCAACGAGAGCTGGGGCGACTACCGCCTCACCGTGTGGACGCCGGACGGCAAGGTGGACCACGTGATCACCCGCGACTACAAGCATCGGCAGCGCACGGCCGAGGAGGTCGCGCGCGTCAGCAAGATCTTCGAGGCGTTCACCCGCCAGGTGCCCAACGCCAAGATGGAGATCAGCGACGTGGACCAGGACGTCTTCCGCGTCTACCCGCTCGACAACGGCAACCTGCTGATCAACCCGAGCCGAGGCGCCATGGGCCTGGACGACGGCGTGATCGGCGTCTTCGACCTCTACGACGGCCAGGGCCGCTACCAGCGCGAGATCACGCTCAAGGGCAAGGGCAACCCGCGCACCGACGGCTACTTCTTCATCGGCAATCGTCTCTACGTGGTCACCGATCTGCTCTCGGCCGCGATGGCCGCTCAGGGCGGCGGCGCCGACGACGAGGCGCTCGACGATGCCGAGCCCATGAGCATCATCTGCTACGAACTGCCTGCTGACGTGCTGGGAGGCTGA
- a CDS encoding ferritin, with protein MLSKAMEAALNDQVKNELYSAYLYLAMAAWFEERNLSGFAHWMRLQNQEETLHAMKLFDYILERGGQVRLGEIDAPPSDWANSLEVFEFTMEHEQSVTTSINKLVDLAIKESDHASNAHLQWFVNEQVEEEASVDAVVKQLRLVGDAGHALFMIDRELSQRSAAGAAPSGGSAT; from the coding sequence ATGCTCAGCAAGGCCATGGAAGCCGCGCTCAACGATCAGGTGAAGAACGAGCTCTATTCGGCCTACCTCTACCTGGCCATGGCGGCCTGGTTCGAGGAGCGGAATCTCAGTGGCTTCGCCCACTGGATGCGGCTGCAGAACCAGGAAGAGACCCTCCACGCCATGAAGCTCTTCGACTACATCCTCGAGCGGGGCGGGCAGGTGCGCCTGGGCGAGATCGACGCGCCCCCGAGCGACTGGGCCAACTCCTTGGAAGTCTTCGAGTTCACGATGGAGCACGAGCAGTCGGTGACCACCTCGATCAACAAGCTGGTGGACCTGGCGATCAAGGAGTCCGACCACGCCAGCAACGCCCATCTCCAGTGGTTCGTGAACGAGCAGGTGGAGGAGGAGGCCTCGGTGGACGCCGTGGTCAAGCAGCTGCGCCTGGTGGGGGACGCGGGGCACGCGCTGTTCATGATCGACCGGGAGCTGAGTCAGCGCAGCGCGGCCGGCGCAGCCCCGAGCGGGGGCAGCGCCACCTAG
- a CDS encoding efflux RND transporter permease subunit gives MIRGAIGRPVAISMFFLALVLIGALSYRRLPVDLLPAINYPRLTVITNYADVPAGELERLVTQPLEEVITALPGVRSVKSRTREGISAVTVEYEWGTQMDFANLHLREAVDRVAYRDDFPDAAERPLILRWDPTGRPVSVLVLEGEGRLEQLSDFAREVVKPALEQVDGLSQAEVVGAAEREILVEPDPDRLALFGLELEDLRAALARSNISFPGGQVRQGPLTLSLRIAGEYGDLDQIRDTDVASVGGNTVRIGDVARVYQGVKDPDGVTLLGGKQVVSVLLYKEPEANTLQVAAKVDEALGVLQDSYADFKYAFVTRDADFVRASFVGLAQSLLLGAGLAFLVLFLFLSDFRSPVVVGLAIPISIMITFALLYFGKVKLNLMSLGGLSLAAGMLVDNAIVVLENIRRHLDRDPATARAEGMERKRLVAAASASGTSEMARPVMAATLTTIAVFFPVVYVPGIAGAFFRDQALTVTFSLLISIAVALLLQPTLAARILAARLGPPRGLFRAFQAGLDRLHDGYHRLLERALARPALLLTVLVLGLAACGVWGLELHRSFMPASTVGDIGLEIELTPGTSLEETQAFSERLGSWLEDDPAVAAVFSQVGRTENTLASLNEYTAPHTVRQRIVLKPGRSYRKDFGRLQAAVQGYIAPIPGVRSSFQEESVGLNEILGKEGAPFNLGVIAEDATVAARTAEDLMPALSTVPGLVELKVDRVLGTPNLVATIDREEVLRRGLSADLVSRELRNRVDGVVATTFNEVDQRVDIAVRLPRERRRDLREALTASVELPGGKSVPLGELIHLEEERPLRELLRNNQRRMVTLSGQLAGRDLDDVWRDVHQRIDALELPEGVQLIEAGEQQAMRDSFRALGWAMVLAVLLVYMILAAQFESFLDPLLIAAVLPIGLAGSIIAIGITGNSINILSLIGVLALLGIAVNDAIVKVDTIRRLREEGMAGMAAIYEASRLRMRPILMTSVTTVLAMLPMGIGMGSGEQLQRPLAVTIIGGLTLTTALTLFYTPLFYMLAHKLRREDVEARP, from the coding sequence GTGATCCGCGGCGCCATCGGCAGGCCGGTCGCGATCAGCATGTTCTTCCTGGCGCTGGTCCTGATCGGCGCGCTCAGCTATCGGCGCCTGCCCGTGGACCTGCTGCCCGCCATCAACTACCCCCGCCTCACGGTGATCACCAACTACGCGGACGTCCCCGCGGGCGAGCTGGAGCGGCTCGTCACGCAGCCGCTGGAGGAGGTCATCACGGCGCTGCCCGGCGTGCGCTCGGTGAAGTCGCGCACGCGCGAGGGCATCAGCGCGGTCACGGTGGAGTACGAGTGGGGCACGCAGATGGACTTCGCCAACCTGCATCTCAGAGAAGCCGTGGATCGCGTCGCCTATCGCGACGACTTCCCCGACGCCGCCGAGCGCCCCCTCATCCTGCGCTGGGATCCCACCGGGCGGCCCGTGAGCGTGCTGGTGCTCGAGGGCGAGGGCCGCCTGGAGCAGCTCAGCGACTTCGCCCGCGAGGTGGTCAAGCCCGCCCTGGAGCAGGTGGACGGCCTCAGCCAGGCCGAGGTGGTGGGCGCGGCCGAGCGCGAGATCCTCGTGGAGCCCGATCCCGACCGCCTCGCGCTCTTCGGCCTCGAGCTCGAGGACCTGCGCGCGGCGCTGGCCCGCAGCAACATCAGCTTTCCCGGCGGCCAGGTGCGCCAGGGTCCCCTGACCCTGAGCCTGCGCATCGCCGGCGAGTACGGCGACCTGGATCAGATCCGCGACACGGACGTCGCCAGCGTGGGCGGCAACACCGTGCGCATCGGCGACGTGGCCCGCGTCTACCAGGGCGTCAAGGACCCGGACGGCGTCACGCTGCTGGGCGGCAAGCAGGTGGTCTCCGTGCTGCTCTACAAGGAGCCCGAGGCCAACACCCTGCAGGTGGCCGCGAAGGTGGACGAGGCGCTGGGCGTGCTGCAGGACAGCTACGCCGACTTCAAGTACGCCTTCGTGACGCGCGACGCGGACTTCGTCCGCGCCTCCTTCGTGGGCCTGGCGCAGTCGCTGCTGCTGGGCGCCGGGTTGGCCTTCCTCGTCCTGTTCCTCTTCCTGAGCGACTTCCGCAGCCCGGTGGTGGTGGGACTCGCGATTCCCATCTCCATCATGATCACCTTCGCGCTGCTCTACTTCGGCAAGGTGAAGCTCAACCTCATGAGCCTGGGCGGCCTGTCCCTGGCCGCGGGCATGCTGGTGGACAACGCCATCGTGGTGCTGGAGAACATCCGGCGGCACCTGGACCGCGATCCCGCCACGGCACGCGCCGAGGGCATGGAGCGCAAGCGTCTGGTGGCCGCGGCCTCCGCCAGCGGCACCAGCGAGATGGCGCGCCCCGTGATGGCGGCCACGCTCACCACCATCGCCGTGTTCTTCCCGGTGGTCTACGTCCCCGGCATCGCCGGCGCCTTCTTCCGCGACCAGGCGCTCACGGTGACCTTCTCGCTGCTCATCTCCATCGCCGTGGCGCTGCTCCTGCAGCCCACGCTCGCCGCGCGCATCCTCGCCGCGCGTCTCGGACCGCCGCGGGGCCTCTTCCGCGCCTTTCAGGCCGGACTCGATCGCCTCCACGACGGCTACCATCGGCTGCTCGAACGGGCGCTGGCCCGCCCGGCCCTCCTGCTGACGGTGCTCGTGCTGGGCCTGGCCGCCTGCGGCGTCTGGGGCCTCGAGCTCCACCGCAGCTTCATGCCGGCCAGCACCGTGGGCGACATCGGCCTGGAGATCGAGCTGACCCCGGGCACCTCGCTCGAGGAGACCCAGGCCTTCAGCGAACGGCTGGGCAGCTGGCTGGAGGACGACCCAGCCGTCGCCGCGGTCTTCTCTCAGGTGGGGCGCACGGAGAACACGCTCGCCTCGCTGAACGAGTACACCGCCCCGCACACGGTGCGGCAGCGCATCGTGCTCAAACCGGGCCGCAGCTACCGCAAGGACTTCGGTCGCCTGCAGGCCGCCGTGCAGGGCTACATCGCCCCCATCCCCGGCGTGCGCAGCAGCTTCCAGGAGGAGAGCGTCGGCCTGAACGAGATCCTCGGCAAGGAGGGCGCGCCCTTCAACCTGGGCGTCATCGCCGAGGACGCAACGGTGGCCGCCCGCACCGCCGAGGACCTCATGCCCGCCCTTTCCACGGTGCCCGGGCTCGTGGAGCTGAAGGTGGACCGCGTGCTCGGCACGCCCAACCTCGTGGCCACCATCGACCGCGAGGAGGTCCTGCGCCGCGGCCTGAGCGCTGACCTGGTGTCCCGCGAGCTGCGCAACCGCGTGGACGGCGTCGTGGCCACCACCTTCAACGAGGTGGACCAGCGCGTGGACATCGCCGTGCGCCTGCCCCGCGAGCGGCGCCGCGACCTGCGCGAGGCGCTGACGGCCTCGGTGGAGCTGCCCGGCGGCAAGTCGGTGCCCCTGGGCGAGCTGATCCACCTGGAGGAGGAGCGTCCCCTGCGCGAGCTGCTGCGCAACAACCAGCGCCGCATGGTCACGCTGAGCGGGCAGCTGGCGGGCCGCGACCTGGACGACGTCTGGCGCGACGTCCACCAGCGCATCGACGCACTGGAGCTGCCCGAGGGCGTGCAGCTCATCGAGGCCGGCGAGCAGCAGGCCATGCGCGACAGCTTCCGCGCCCTGGGCTGGGCGATGGTGCTGGCCGTGCTGCTCGTCTACATGATCCTCGCGGCGCAGTTCGAGTCCTTCCTCGATCCGCTGCTCATCGCCGCGGTGCTGCCCATCGGCCTGGCGGGCTCGATCATCGCCATCGGCATCACCGGCAACAGCATCAACATCCTCTCGCTGATCGGCGTGCTGGCGCTGCTGGGCATCGCCGTGAACGACGCCATCGTGAAGGTGGACACCATCCGCCGCCTGCGCGAGGAGGGCATGGCCGGCATGGCGGCCATCTACGAGGCCAGCCGGCTGCGCATGCGGCCGATCCTGATGACGAGCGTCACCACCGTGCTGGCCATGCTGCCCATGGGCATCGGCATGGGCAGCGGCGAGCAGCTGCAGCGCCCGCTGGCGGTGACGATCATCGGCGGCCTCACGCTCACCACCGCCCTCACGCTCTTCTACACGCCGCTCTTCTACATGCTCGCCCACAAGCTGCGCCGCGAGGACGTGGAGGCGCGGCCGTGA